The Luteitalea sp. genomic sequence ACCGACCAGCCGACGATGCGTCGGTCGATGTGTACCACCTTGTCGTCGGTCATGACAGCTTCCCGTAATACTCTTCCTTCAGGGCGTCGTACAGATTGGCCGCGGTGTACGTGTGGCCTTCGTACGCGACCTTCGCGGGGCCCGGAAGCCGCACGATATGTCCATCGGCAAGCCGGAATTCGTAGATCGTCTCCGCCAGGTCGCGATCGCTGACCAGTACGCCCTGGTGCGCCTCCGGGTTGAAGCGGAACGTCGTGCAGCCTTTCAATCCCTTGTCAATGGCGTACAGGTAGAGGTCCTGGAAGTCGTTGAAGCCGATCTCGGAGGGCACATTGATGGTTTTGGAAATCGACGCATCGATCCAGCGCTGCGCCGCCGCCTGCACGTCGATGTGCTCGCGCGGATCCACGGCCGCGGCGGTCACGTCGAAGGGCGGCGGCAGCGTCTCGGGTGCCGCGTCGGGATCCACCGTGTGCCTGTAGACCAGGAGCTCGAAGGACTCCATGCGCACCGCACGCTTGGCCTTCTCACCCGGCACGACCATGTTGCGCGTATAGGCGTGCGCGAATGAGGGTTCGATGCCGCTGCTGGCGTTGTTGCCGACCGACGCCGCCATGGTGCCGGTCGGCGCGATTGACGTCGCGTGCGTGTAGCGCGCGCCGAGGGCGGCGAGCGCGTGAACCAGCTCCGGATCGAGCGCGGCGACGGCCTGCATGTAGCGTGAATAGCGTGCGTGCAGCACCCGGCCCGGCCGCGTGTCGCCAGCCTTGACGCCGTCGGACACCAGCTCGGGACCCGCAGCCAGCAGCGCCGGCGTGATCTCGACGTCCTCCGCGAGGATCGGGGCCGGACCCTTCTCGCGCGCGAGCTCCAGCGCCGCGCGCCAGCTCTCGTGCGCCAGCGTCTTGGTGACCTCCTCGGTGAACGCCACCGATTCGGGCGATCCGTAGCGGAGTCCCAGCATCGTCATCGCCGACCCGAGTCCGAAGTAGCCCATGCCGTGGCGGCGCGTGCGGAGCAGTTCGGCCTGCTGCGGCGCCAGCGGCAGGCCGTTTGCCTCGACCACGTTGTCGAGCATGCGCGAGAAGGCGCGTACGACCTCGCGAAAGGTCTCGACGTCGAAGCACGCCTCGGCGGTAAACGGCCGGCGCACCAGCGCCGCGAGATTCACCGAACCGAGCAAACAGCTTCCAAAGGACGGGAGTGGTTGTTCGCCGCACGGATTGCTCGCTCGGATCTCCTCGGCAAACCACAGGTTGTTCAACCGGTTCACTTCGTCAATCAGGATGAAGCCCGGGTCGGAGTAGTCGTAGGTCGAGCGCATGATGAGCGCCCACAACTCGCGCGCGCGCACCGAACGATAGACCTTGCAGGCGGTCTGGCCATGCTCGTTGACGGTGTAGCGCGGATCGGCCAGCGGCCAGCGGCGCCACACGATGTCGGCGCCGCTCATCTCGTTCGGGAACGCCGGAAACACCAGCGGCCAGGGCTCGTCGTTCTTGACGGCGCGCACGAACTCGTCCGTGATCAGGCAGGACAGGTTGAACGCGCCCAAGCGCCCGGCCTCGCGCTTGGCGACGATGAAGGCTTCGATGTCGGGGTGCGAGACGTCGAGACAGCCCATCTGCGCGCCACGCCGGCCGCCGGCGCTGGATACCGTCTTGCAGGCGGCGTCGAACACGTCCATGAACGGCAGCGGACCGCTGGTGGCGGCGCCGGCGCCCTGCACCCAGGCGCCGCGCGGGCGCAGCGTGGTGAAGTCGTACCCGATGCCGCAGCCCGCTTTCAGCGTGAGTGCCGCCTCGGACAGCGCCTCCATGATCCCGCGCATCGAATCCTCGATGGTGCGCGAGACCGTGCAGTTGATCGTGGAGACGTTGGACTTGAACGCTTCGGCGCCGGCGTTCGCCATCACGCGGCCACCTGGCAGGGCATAGTGCAGGACCCTGTAGAAAGGCTCCTCCCACCGATCGGGATGGCTCTCCACCTGCGAGAGGGCTCGCGCCAGACGCCGCCGCATGCCGTCGAGGTCTTCGCCCGGCAGGAAGTACTTGCTACGGGCGATGAACAGCGACGCGTCCTGCAGCGGCAGAGCGGGTAGACCGTTCAGCACGTCCGCTTCAGCCATCGTTCCTCTCGTCCGTATGTCCAGGATGGATCCCTCCAGGGTCGTCTGCAAGCGGATCTCGCGATGCTCCGTCGTGGACGTCTCCCGACAGTCACCGCTTCACCGACATGCTCTTGTCCCCTCGCGCTTTCGCGTCCAGGTAAGTCGGTCGATCCAGGAACAATCCTCCAAGTTCCTCCCAACTGCGTTGGGGATACGAGCGAAGCGCCACACGGCGCACACCGTGCGTGCGGATTTCCCGCACACGGCGTACCAAGGGGCATTCAGAATGCAGCATTACGCAGCCTCCGGAACTGAATCGTTCCCCGCAGGCGGTGGAGCCCGAGGGCATGGAAGCAGGCGGGCGTCCATTGGGCGGCGCGACCCGGGGCTCGCGCGAGCGGCGTCACGCATGCGGTGGCTCGTACGCGCAGAGGGGATCTTGACCGAAGACCGCCCCTGTTGTTGCGTAGGCGCGTGACCGGGATCCGCCACACATCTCGCGAAATGGGCACCGGCCGCACTTGCCTTGAAGCGCCTCCGGATCGCGCAGCCGTCTGAATAGATGGTCGTCGCGATACACCCGCGCTAGTGGCGTGTCGCGCACATTGCCGCAGGCGATGGGAAGAAACCCGCTGGGACAGATCTGACCCACGTGATCGACGAACACAATCCCGTTCCCATCGTTGACGCTGCGGGGCGCACGGAGCCGTCGATCCGACTCCATCCTCGTGGGAGCCGTGAGCGAGCCTCGTCGCGCCTGCTCCCGCTGCCAGACGACCCGATGGTAGTGAGGCCCCGCGGTCGTCTTGATGCCAAACGGTGCAGTCACCGATAGGTCATACAAAAAGTTCAAGACGCCTTCGCACTCGACAGCATCGATCTGTTCCAGCGCCGCGGCGCGCCCGGTCTGCACCAGAAAGAACACCGCCCACAACACGAGGGGATACTCCGCCACGCGCGCCGCCATCCCCCGAAGCAACGGCAGTGTGAGACGGCTGACGGTGGTGTTGATCTGCAGTGGGAGACCGAGCTCGGAGACGGTCTCAATAATGCGCATGGTCCACTGGTAGGACCCGCGCACACCGCGAAAGGCGTCGTGCGACGCGGGATCCGGACCATCGAGGCTGACCGCCAGGCGGCTCAGCCCGGCCTCGCGCAGCTCCAGGAGGCGCGTGCGGGTCACGGCCGCCGTGCCGCTGGGTGTGACGGCGACCGTCAGCCCAGCGCGGGCGGCATGGCCCACCAAATCTAGGAGGTCCGGCCGCCGCATCGGATCGCCACCGGTCAGGACGAAGAGCGGGGGCCGGGTGCCGAACGATCGCACCTCGTCGATGAGGCGCAACCCCTCGTCCGTCGTGAGCTCGCGAGGATCGCGCCGCGGGATGGCATCGGCCCGGCAGTGCAGGCAGGCGAGCGCGCAGGCTCGCGTGACTTCCCAGATCACCAGAAATGGGGCCCGATCGAAATCGAGTGGTTCACGCATGCTCAGGAGAAGCAAAGCCCCCTCGTCTAGAAGCAGATTCGGTGCCACGGAATAGTGGCGGCACCTGCGGTGAGCTTCGAGGCCGTTGCCGAGAGAAGCTGCTGAGGACTATTTCGCCCGCCTGCTGAATATCACGCATTCTTCGACTTCCCATCCGTCGCAGTCGAAGCCTCCGACGACGCGAAGCGCCGGCACCGTTCCGGGTGAGCGCCTGTCCAGATCAGGATATCCGAGCAGTCAACGCAGAAACTTCTGTCTTGTCTCCAGGAACGCTCCCATCGACAGGTCCATGGATGTCGTCGATGTGCACGGCTCACCTCCAGTCCGCGAGAGGGTCAGGACAGACGACCGCGAAAACGCTCGATCAGCTGCCGCAGCAGCGCTGCGAACGTCAACATCCACGCTGCCATTGCGATGAACACGAAGACGCGGTGAACGGGATAGAGGAAATCCAGTTGCATGGCTTCCGCCATGCTGAAGGTCGCGACCGCGTAGGCGGCAAGTGGAAACACGGCGCCCCAGTAGAGCGGATCGTAGGTCAGGGGGAACCGGCGGTAGACATAGCGCCAGACAGCGAGCACGATCAGCATCGGAATCCACCACGTACCGGTCGCCCAGTAGAAGATGGTGAACCCCTTGAGGAACGGCAGGAGCGATCGGAGGAACGGCGTGTCTGCGGAATTGAGGATCAGCAGCGAGCCGCCGAGGGTGGAGATCGCCATCGCGCCCATGTTGATCCAGTAGGGCGGCGCCAGATCGGCGGGAGAAAAGCGGAAGAACGTATAGCGATAGAAGATGAGCGAGATCATCCAGATGTAGAGCATGCCGCCCCAGAGCCACATCGACAGCGCCAGGAAGTTGACCTCCAGCCGGTGCCGTTGCCCGATGTGCGCGGCGATGAGCGCTCCAAGGACGGCGACCGACTGCGTGGCCACCACGGCCAGCAGCCAGGCGCCCGTGATCCCCTCGCCAAGACTGGGTTTCTGCTCTTTGACGATGAGTGCGGTGAAGATCCCGTATGTCAAGAGTACCCACAGTGCGAGCCCCGCGATCCACAGCGCAAAGGCGATGCGCAGGGTTCCAGCGGTGAGGAGGCTCTGTGATCCGAGAACGCACGTCGCGGCGACGGCGCTGAAGAATCCCGGGCCGCGCTGGTGGTCCGTCACATCGGCGACAACGCGGTCGCGGTGCCGGAGCGCCCGCACCAACGTGAGGAGCCACAGGACGATGTATGCCATCGCGTTTACCCACAGGAGCGCCAGCGCGACCCAGCGCATCCCGGCCTGCAGTGCGGCAACCGACACGAACCCAGTGGCCATGACGAGTGCGAAGTACGCCGGAGACAGCGTCTGGAGATCGCTCGATCGCGCTCGTGGCGCCGGCGGCCGCCGCAGGGGGCGGCGGTCGGCCGCTGCTGCTGCCTTCGTCGTCATCGGCACCTCGTCAGGTGTGTGCCTCCCGAGCGCCTGACATGACGCGGCGCGCGTCGACAGATGTGCAAGGATAGACACTGGTGACCGCGAGATCCGCGAGCCTCCCGCGACATCGCCTGAGACACTGTGTGACGCCGTCCCGGCAGAAAGGAACGACATGAAGGAGCCCGAATCATCGCAAGCCGTCGAGCCCCCCGCGCCCTTCAAGCGCTTTGCCGAAACGCACCCCGAGGTGGCCAGCGCCTACCAGCGGCTTGGCGAAGCCGTTCGCGCGGCAGGTCCATTGTCGGCTCGCGAAGTCGCCCTTGTGAAAGTAGCAATCTCCATCGGCGCGCGCCTGGAGGGCTCGACGCACGCCCATGCGCGCAAAGCGCGAGCGCAGGGGATCGACGCCGCGGCGCTCGACCACGTGGCGATTCTCTCGTGTCCGACCATCGGCTTTCCCGCGATGATGATGGCGCTCGGATGGCTGCACGACCGGGAGGGGGAGCCAGCGCCGTGAGATCACGAAGCACACAGTGAATGCGAGCGTGCTGGGCGCCAGGACGCTGATCGCTCTGGCTAACATGGTTCATCGTCCCCTCGGCGACGTGGGTTGCCCTTTGGTGCGGGAACCCGATGTTGCTGCGCCTCAGCGCCTGAGGAACGCGCGCTCGACATAGCGCACGACGGCCCAAATCTCCTCGGTCCGCAGGCCGGGGCCGAACGGCGGCATCGTGGGCGGCACGCCGGCCGCAACACGCAGGTACAGGTCGTCCGGCCGATCCCCGCCGCTGAACTGTCCTGCGGTAAAGTCTCGCGGGCGAGGCCAGAGTTTCTCCGCCAGCGGACCGTCACCGCGGCCGGATTCGCCGTGGCAGGGTGCGCAATAGGTCCTGTACAGGTTGGCGCCGGCCGCGATCACGTTCTCCGTCATCGGTGGCGCCGATGGCATGGCGACCCGTGCTGCGGGTTCCACGCGGTTCGCGTTCAGGCTCGCCAGGACGGCGACGAGCGAGGCGACCTGGTCGCCGCTCAGCGCCTCGAATGCCGGCATCCCGGAGACCGGTACGCCCTGCCGGATCGTTCGCGCCAGGTCTTCATCCGAGGCCACGCCGTTGGTCGTGGACACGAATTTATACACGCCGCGAGTCAGGTCGCGCGGCGGCACCGAAAACCTGGGGTTGGGTGAGGCCCGCGTCTCGCCTTCGATCACCGGCGTGCGGCCGCTCATCGAAAACGCCACATACCCGCGTCCGTCAGTCCCGTGGCATCGGGCGCACTGGCTGACATAGAGTGGCCAGCCGCCCAGCTTGCCCGCCTTGTTGGACATTGCGGGCAGGGGCTGGGCGCCGCTGGCGGACTTCGGGACCGTCGGCGCCGACGCCTGACCCAGCATGCGGCCGGCCACGACGAACACCAACACGCTGCTCACCAGTCCGTACATCAGCCATGACGTATCGCTCCGCAGCCCGAATTCCCAGCGGCGCTGAAAGCGATAGCGCACGGTGCGCATGGATTGCCGCGGCCGCACGAAGAAGTTGATTGGATAGGTCCACAGGTGCACGAGCTTCGTGAACGGGAAGTACGCCAAGAAGGTGAGTGCCAGGAAGATGTGCCACTTGCTGACAAGGGGTGCGGACGCCATCAGCTCCGGCTGTGGGGAGAGGGTCCATAGGCTGGCGACCCATGCCGACGCCGTATACGCCACGCCGAAGATCCTGTGGACCAGCACTTGATAGAGCGCTAGGCTGACTATGGCAAGAATGAACAGGTGCACGATGTAATCGTCCGCCTGGCTCATCGCGCGCACCTCACGAACGAGGATGCGCCGGACCAGGGCGGTGGCTGACCCGAGCAGAATCATCAATCCGCCGGCAAGGGCCGACGTGTAAAAGAACTGAATCCACCGTTCCGAGCCGAGCAAGCCGCCGAACAGGCCCGCCAAGTGCCCGGCTGCGACGAGCGCCAGTCCCCAGTGGAGCAGGAGCGACGCCGCGCCCAGTACGCGCCGGCCGAACAACCCGCTCGCTCGTGTGCTCCACGAGAACGGCCGGTACGCCATCCGGACGATCGGTACGCCAAGAAAGAGCAGCAGGCACAGATACGGGTAGATTCCCCAGAGAAAGTGGTTCACGAGCGCACCTCGCTCTGAATGGGCGCTGGGCGCCGGAGCGAGCCAGCCGCCGACGGCCTGACGAAGCGAAGCGGTCGCACCGGCGGTTCGGCGCAATCTGCCGGTGACCAGGCCGGTCGATCGGACAGCCGGACGAGATCGAGCTCGAGGATGCTCTCGAGCGCGTCGACCAGGAGCGCGTACGGGCTCTCGAGCTTCTCGAGTCCCCCGCGAAGCGGCGCGAGCGCCGGCCGCACGAGCCGCTCGAGCAACCGTCGTCTGAGACCGATGCCGTCGCGATCGTCGAAGTCCAGGCTTGCG encodes the following:
- a CDS encoding adenosylcobalamin-dependent ribonucleoside-diphosphate reductase, whose translation is MAEADVLNGLPALPLQDASLFIARSKYFLPGEDLDGMRRRLARALSQVESHPDRWEEPFYRVLHYALPGGRVMANAGAEAFKSNVSTINCTVSRTIEDSMRGIMEALSEAALTLKAGCGIGYDFTTLRPRGAWVQGAGAATSGPLPFMDVFDAACKTVSSAGGRRGAQMGCLDVSHPDIEAFIVAKREAGRLGAFNLSCLITDEFVRAVKNDEPWPLVFPAFPNEMSGADIVWRRWPLADPRYTVNEHGQTACKVYRSVRARELWALIMRSTYDYSDPGFILIDEVNRLNNLWFAEEIRASNPCGEQPLPSFGSCLLGSVNLAALVRRPFTAEACFDVETFREVVRAFSRMLDNVVEANGLPLAPQQAELLRTRRHGMGYFGLGSAMTMLGLRYGSPESVAFTEEVTKTLAHESWRAALELAREKGPAPILAEDVEITPALLAAGPELVSDGVKAGDTRPGRVLHARYSRYMQAVAALDPELVHALAALGARYTHATSIAPTGTMAASVGNNASSGIEPSFAHAYTRNMVVPGEKAKRAVRMESFELLVYRHTVDPDAAPETLPPPFDVTAAAVDPREHIDVQAAAQRWIDASISKTINVPSEIGFNDFQDLYLYAIDKGLKGCTTFRFNPEAHQGVLVSDRDLAETIYEFRLADGHIVRLPGPAKVAYEGHTYTAANLYDALKEEYYGKLS
- a CDS encoding TIGR04053 family radical SAM/SPASM domain-containing protein, which encodes MREPLDFDRAPFLVIWEVTRACALACLHCRADAIPRRDPRELTTDEGLRLIDEVRSFGTRPPLFVLTGGDPMRRPDLLDLVGHAARAGLTVAVTPSGTAAVTRTRLLELREAGLSRLAVSLDGPDPASHDAFRGVRGSYQWTMRIIETVSELGLPLQINTTVSRLTLPLLRGMAARVAEYPLVLWAVFFLVQTGRAAALEQIDAVECEGVLNFLYDLSVTAPFGIKTTAGPHYHRVVWQREQARRGSLTAPTRMESDRRLRAPRSVNDGNGIVFVDHVGQICPSGFLPIACGNVRDTPLARVYRDDHLFRRLRDPEALQGKCGRCPFREMCGGSRSRAYATTGAVFGQDPLCAYEPPHA
- a CDS encoding C4-dicarboxylate ABC transporter, with product MTTKAAAAADRRPLRRPPAPRARSSDLQTLSPAYFALVMATGFVSVAALQAGMRWVALALLWVNAMAYIVLWLLTLVRALRHRDRVVADVTDHQRGPGFFSAVAATCVLGSQSLLTAGTLRIAFALWIAGLALWVLLTYGIFTALIVKEQKPSLGEGITGAWLLAVVATQSVAVLGALIAAHIGQRHRLEVNFLALSMWLWGGMLYIWMISLIFYRYTFFRFSPADLAPPYWINMGAMAISTLGGSLLILNSADTPFLRSLLPFLKGFTIFYWATGTWWIPMLIVLAVWRYVYRRFPLTYDPLYWGAVFPLAAYAVATFSMAEAMQLDFLYPVHRVFVFIAMAAWMLTFAALLRQLIERFRGRLS
- a CDS encoding carboxymuconolactone decarboxylase family protein, encoding MKEPESSQAVEPPAPFKRFAETHPEVASAYQRLGEAVRAAGPLSAREVALVKVAISIGARLEGSTHAHARKARAQGIDAAALDHVAILSCPTIGFPAMMMALGWLHDREGEPAP
- a CDS encoding c-type cytochrome, which translates into the protein MSALSRRASVRRADHLPKRRQFASQCLHGGACGHLPPFRPTACCARVARLSAGYRRLPRRKPGLRRSRRHRSQTTVARAARAAGARAASRGTREAREPVRAPGRRAREHPRARSRPAVRSTGLVTGRLRRTAGATASLRQAVGGWLAPAPSAHSERGALVNHFLWGIYPYLCLLLFLGVPIVRMAYRPFSWSTRASGLFGRRVLGAASLLLHWGLALVAAGHLAGLFGGLLGSERWIQFFYTSALAGGLMILLGSATALVRRILVREVRAMSQADDYIVHLFILAIVSLALYQVLVHRIFGVAYTASAWVASLWTLSPQPELMASAPLVSKWHIFLALTFLAYFPFTKLVHLWTYPINFFVRPRQSMRTVRYRFQRRWEFGLRSDTSWLMYGLVSSVLVFVVAGRMLGQASAPTVPKSASGAQPLPAMSNKAGKLGGWPLYVSQCARCHGTDGRGYVAFSMSGRTPVIEGETRASPNPRFSVPPRDLTRGVYKFVSTTNGVASDEDLARTIRQGVPVSGMPAFEALSGDQVASLVAVLASLNANRVEPAARVAMPSAPPMTENVIAAGANLYRTYCAPCHGESGRGDGPLAEKLWPRPRDFTAGQFSGGDRPDDLYLRVAAGVPPTMPPFGPGLRTEEIWAVVRYVERAFLRR